One window of Atribacter laminatus genomic DNA carries:
- a CDS encoding Gfo/Idh/MocA family protein: MMEKIGFGVIGAGIWGNSHAWIYSTEPFSELIAVCDKVEEKAKILAEKYHARRWYTDPEKMLKDPEIQAVGIATPDFAHREPFVAACQAGKHILLEKPLATNHEDLKFMKTAYEKSGVRVMVDFHARWNPPLVVAKKNIDQGTIGEIISMYYRLNDTIYVPTQMLSWAEESSILWFLGSHTVDTLRFLSGKEVKRVYSVSRAEVLVKLGVNVPDIYQSVLEMEDGIIASIENNWIIPNSHPNWNDIKLNILGSKGMFNMDLTNNQAIERYLPEKSDHPDILVMPTIHGKPSGFAHESIRDFIHRLRTSEKFVVDFEDGYRVSKVILAIMESAKTRMPVEVTYNS, from the coding sequence ATGATGGAAAAAATTGGTTTTGGCGTCATCGGTGCCGGAATCTGGGGCAATTCTCACGCTTGGATTTATTCAACTGAGCCATTTTCAGAACTGATTGCAGTATGTGACAAAGTTGAAGAAAAAGCGAAAATCCTAGCGGAAAAGTATCATGCTCGGCGTTGGTATACAGATCCAGAAAAAATGTTAAAAGACCCTGAAATACAAGCTGTTGGGATAGCAACACCCGATTTTGCCCACCGAGAACCTTTTGTTGCTGCCTGTCAAGCAGGTAAGCATATTCTCTTGGAAAAACCGCTGGCAACCAATCATGAGGATTTAAAATTTATGAAAACCGCTTATGAAAAATCAGGAGTGCGAGTCATGGTTGATTTCCACGCTCGTTGGAATCCACCTTTAGTCGTTGCCAAAAAGAATATTGACCAGGGAACCATCGGTGAGATTATTTCCATGTACTACCGTTTGAATGATACCATTTATGTTCCCACCCAGATGTTATCCTGGGCTGAAGAATCATCCATCCTTTGGTTTTTAGGAAGCCATACGGTTGATACCCTTCGATTTCTTTCCGGCAAAGAGGTCAAAAGAGTATATTCGGTTTCCCGGGCTGAAGTCTTAGTGAAGCTTGGTGTGAATGTTCCCGATATTTATCAAAGTGTTTTGGAAATGGAAGATGGAATTATTGCCAGCATTGAAAACAACTGGATTATCCCAAATTCTCATCCCAACTGGAATGATATAAAGCTGAACATTTTGGGGAGTAAGGGGATGTTTAATATGGATCTGACCAATAACCAAGCCATTGAACGCTATCTTCCCGAAAAGAGTGATCATCCCGATATCCTGGTAATGCCCACCATACATGGCAAGCCGAGTGGTTTTGCTCATGAAAGTATTCGGGATTTTATTCATAGATTAAGGACCAGTGAGAAATTTGTTGTTGACTTTGAAGATGGATACCGGGTGAGCAAGGTTATTCTCGCTATTATGGAATCAGCAAAAACCCGAATGCCGGTTGAAGTCACCTATAATTCTTAG